ATGACACCAAAACCTGAGCACGGAGCATCTACCAAAACCCGGTCAAATTGTTCGTTTTCAAACGTTTCTCCTGCTTTTCTCGCATCCATTTCTTGCGCATCAATGATTGTAAGTCCAAGCCGGTCTGCCGCTTCTTTGATAAGCTTCACTTTATGTTTGTGAAGGTCAAGCGACGAAATACTTCCTTTGTTCTCCATCAATTCGCCGATATGAGCCGACTTTCCGCCAGGCGCCGCACATGCGTCAAGCACCGTTTCACCGGGCTTAGGATCAAGGGCCCGGGCGACGAGCATCGAGCTCTCATCCTGGATGGACACTTCACCGTTTAGGAAAAAATGAGTTCCGGCGATTGTGCCCTTTAGGAGCTTCACAGCATCATCAGCGAGGTCGCCTTTTTCAACTTCAATTCCGTCAGCTGCCATTTGATCAAGCAACTCCGCTCTGTCTGCTTTCATTTGATTGACACGCAGTGTTTGCTTCGGCGGAATAAGATGGATGCGGCAAATCTTTTCAGCCGCATCAAACTCATATGCATCCACCCACTCTTTTACAAGCCATTCCGGATGGCTTGTCTCTGTCGCCAGCCGGCGGACAGGGTCTTCGATGGCGTCAAAGGATGGAACACCTTCCCGCTGTATGGAACGAAGCACACCGTTGACAAATGAAGCAATGCCTTTGTGTCCGCGGATTTTAGCGATCTCAACCGCTTCATGGATGGCAGCCCTATCTGGAATCTTCTCCAGATACTCCATTTGGTATAAGGATAGGCGAAGAAGCTGAATCACCCACGGCTTTACTTTTTGGGGCTTATTAATAAACGGTTTAAGCATATAATCAAGCGCGATCTTATTTTGCAATGTCCCGTAGACAAGTTCAGTCAAAAGCCCTCTGTCCTGATCACTCAGTTCATTTGATTTCATGACCGATTTCAGGAGCAGGTTGCTGTATGCCTGGTTTTGTTCTAGTTTGATCAGCGCCTCAAGGGCGATATCACGAACACTATTATTTTTCATTGTTTACTCCTAACTTTTCACCAGCTTCAACATGGGCGCCGCGCACAAAATCCTCGCCCTTCATGCGTTTTTTTCCAGCCGGCTGAAGTTCGGTTAATAACAGGGCCGTTTCGTTGCCTGTGGCCACGATAATCCCTTGCTTTTCAATCGCCACGACTGTGCCAGGCTCAGCTTTTTTAGGTGCGGGAGTTTTTTTCGACGCCCATACTTTCAAGTTTTGTCCATTCAGAGTCGTATAGGCAACAGGCCAAGGATTTAAGCCGCGGACTTGGTTGTAAAGCTCTTCTCCTGTTCTAGACCAGTCGAGGAGCTCTTGCTCTCTTTTGATATTAGGCGCGTATGTCGCTTTCTCTTCATCCTGCTTTTCAGGTGATATGCTGCCCGAAATGACATTAGGAACGGTTTCAGACAATAGCTTTGCCCCAGCTGCGCTTAATTTATCATGCAGCGTTCCAACATTGTCGGTTTCTTCAATGTCCACTTCCACTTTTGAGATCATATCGCCGGCATCCAATTTTTCCACCATATACATAATGGTTACACCGGTTTTTTTCTTTCCCTGCAAAATGGAGTAATGGATCGGAGCTCCACCGCGCAATTCCGGCAAAAGAGACGCGTGAACGTTAATGCAGCCGTATTTCGGGCTGTCAAGAAGCTCCTTCGGCAATATTTGGCCAAATGCTGCCGTTACGATAAGATCAGGCTTTAATGCCAGCACTTTCTCGATTTCTTCTGTCACCCTGACTTTTTCCGGCTGAAGAACCGGGATGCCGTGACGCAATGCCTCTTCCTTTACCGGAGGAGGTGTCAGCACTTTTTTTCTGCCCTTCGGACGGTCCGGCTGTGTGACGACTCCCACCACTTCATATCCTTCCTCTATCAAGGTTCTTAAAACAGGAACTGAAAAATCCGGCGTCCCCATAAATACGATTCTTGTCATCAAATCATCCTTCCATATCCGCTAGTTCATCTTCTGTATAGTATGTGCTTATTTTAGATGTAAACAGCACCCCGTCTAAATGGTCCATTTCGTGCTGCACGGCTCTCGCTAAAAAGCCTCGCGCTTCCAGAATGAACGGTTTGCCCTGCCGGTTAAACGCACGAACTTTAACGTAATCGGAACGTGTGACATCACCATAGACGCCGGGAAAACTCAGGCATCCTTCTACACCGGTTTGCTCTCCGCTTTTTTCTAAAATCTCTGGATTAACAAGATCAATCCTGCCGCTGTCATCCCCGATGTCTACGACAGTTGCTCTTTTTAAAATGCCGATCTGCGGCGCTGCCAGTCCGACCCCATCCATTTCAAGCATGGTGTCGTACATATCATCAAGCAGTTTTTTTAATTTTTTATCAAAAACAGTCACGGTTTCCGCCGGTGTTTCCAAAACCTCCGCTGGATGTGTGACGATCTTTTTTACTGCCAATTTGTTACCCTCCAAGACGTGAGATCTTACATCATCATATAAGGATTCATATCAATTGAAATCATTACATGCTTTTGTTCAATTTCGCGTTTATAATGTTCCAGTATCCTCTTCAATAAAGCAGATAACTGGGTTTCCTGTTTGTATTTTATCACGCATTGATAGCGATATCTATCTTTGATCCGGGCGATCGGGGACGCACTTGGCCCGAGAATTTTCGTGTCAGCTCCGCAGTTTGATTTCAAAAAGTGAGCGATTTTTTCAGCCGTAACGGCTGCTTTCGTCACTTCCTCATGAGAAACCGTCACAAGGGCCAAATAGTAATAGGGCGGATAGGATTGCTCTCTTCTATGCGCCATCTCATGCTGATAGAACGCTTCATAATCGTGCGACTTCGTCAGCTGGATGCTGTAATGGGACGGTGTGTACGTTTGAATGATGACATTTCCGGGTTTTTCGTGCCTTCCTGCCCGTCCGCTGACTTGCGTTAACAGCTGAAAAGTTTTTTCGGCCGACCTGAAATCAGGAATATGGAGTGTTGTATCAGCACTTAATACGCCGACAAGTGTGACATTCGGAAAATCAAGCCCTTTCGCAATCATTTGCGTTCCGAGAAGAATATCCGCTTTTCCTTCTCCGAAAGCTGACAATAATTTTTCATGCGCGCCCTTTCTTGACGTCGTGTCAACATCCATCCGAATCACTCTTGCATGCGGCAGAACTTTTGTCAGCTCTTCCTCCACTCGCTGTGTGCCCGTCCCGAAAAAGCGGATATGCTCGCTTGCACATTCGGGACAAGTATGCGGAACAGGCTCCTCATGTCCGCAATAATGGCATTTCAGCCTTTGGCCGTAACGATGATATGTCATGGAAATGTCGCAGTGCGGGCATTGCGGGACATATCCGCAATCCCTGCACATCACAAAGGAAGAATAGCCCCTTTTATTTAAGAACAGCACCGCCTGCTCACCCTTGGCAATCGTTTCTTCAAGCTTTTCCATCAACTCAACTGAAAACATTGAACGATTGCCGTTTCTGAGCTCTTCTCTCATATCGACAAGCGAAACCTCAGGCATCACCTGGTGGTTAACGCGGTGCTTCAGCGAAAGAAGCTCGTACACACCCTTTTGCGCCCTTGCATAGGACTCTAATGTCGGCGTAGCACTGCCCAGCACAACAGGGCAGCTGTGGTGTTCAGCCCGCTTGATCGCCACCTCTTTTGCATGATAGCGCGGCATTTCTTCTTGTTTGTAAGAGGACTCATGCTCTTCATCAATAATAATCATTCCGAGATTTTCAAACGGAGCAAAAATGGCCGATCTGGCGCCGACGACAAGCCGCACTTCCTTCCGGTGGATTTTACGCCACTCGTCATATTTTTCCCCTGTGGATAATCCGCTGTGCATGACTGCCACCTGAGAGCCGAAACGGCCCTTGAAGCGATTGACCATCTGCGGCGTCAGGGATATTTCCGGTACGAGAACGATGGCTTCTTTTCCTTTCGCCAGTACTTTCTCAATTGATTGCAAATAAATTTCTGTTTTTCCGCTTCCTGTTACGCCGTGAAGAAGAAACACTTTATGCTCATCGTTGTCCAACGTCTGACGTATGGGCTGAAAGGCAGCGCTCTGTTCGTCTGTCAGCGGGAGCGGCTCTGTTTTTTTGAACATCTTGTCCTGATAGGGATCTCTGTAAACCTCTTCATAGCTTTCCTTCAAAAGCCCCTTTTGGATAAGGGTTTTGATGGTCGCAGAGCTAGCGTCCGTTTTTTTGCACAAATCCGTTGCAGCGATTTTTACCCCTTCCGGCTCAGCGATGAAAAAGTGAAGAATCGCCTGCTGCTTGGCCGCTTGGCGGGATAATCCCTCAGCCTGTTTGCTAAGCTCTTCTTTACTCGCATTTGCCTGAATATGCCTGACCATTTTTTTATTGGTTTTTTGCGCAACTTTATACGTCACATCAATGCTGCCTTTTTGAACATGCTTTTGAATCAGTTTCAGCATATCGTGATCGGGTATATCTGAATACAGAAGAGTCTTTGTTTCAGAAAACAGCCGTTCCACTTGCGGAGGCAGATCGGCACCGTGTGCGATTTTTAGTTCTTTTTCATATTTCGCCTTTAATGCGGCAGGCAGCATCGCTTGAAGCGCCGTTATTTTAAAAGACAGCGTTTTGTCGGACAGCCATGAAGACAGATTCATCAGCTCCTCTGTCAAAACGGGTGTAAGATCTAATAAATCCTCTACTTCCTTGACAGATTTCCCCGAGAGATCAGATGCGTCCTTCACAGCTGTTACAAACCCTTGGATTTTACGGGGGCCAAATGGAACAATGACCCGCATTCCCGTTTTTATCATGCCTTTGAGATGGTCTGGGATTTTATAATCAAAAGGCCTGTCTATATTTTTGGTGCTGACATCAACGATGACCTCGGCAACATTCATGATTGCTCTCCGGTTTGTTTTGATAGGGCTGCGACTTCCTTAAGTATTTCAAAAGAAACATCGAGCTTAGACATGATGGGAAGCTCGCGTTTGCGCCCGTCTTCCAAAAAGATTGTCACGATATTCGTATCAGCACCAAAACCGGCCCCATTAGCTTTCACATCATTTGCCACGACCATATCAAGATTTTTGGCGGCGAGCTTTTGACGGGCATAGAGTTCAACGTCTTGTGTTTCAGCGGCGAAGCCAACCAATAGCTGCCCCTGCTTTTTCTCGCCCAATTCTTTTAAAATATCAACCGTTCTAATCAGTTCAAGGGTCATACCGCCGTTTTGTTTTTTCATTTTATGGTCAAAAACGGTTTTCGGCGTAAAATCAGCTACCGCAGCAGTTTTGATGACAATATCACTCGAGTCATATACAGAGAGCACCGCATCATGCATATCAGCAGCCGATTGAACAGGGATAAACTGAGCAAGGCCTTTCGGCTGATCTAATAAAACAGGGCCAGAAATTAAAGTTACCTGTGCGCCGAGCTGAACAGCAGCCTCCGCTAATGCGTATCCCATTTTACCCGTTGATTTATTGGTGAAAAATCGGACAGGATCAATCGCTTCCCGGGTCGGACCAGCTGTAATGACCACATGTTTGCCTTCTAAAGGAGCGATTTTTTCTTTAGCAAAGTGCTTTTCAGCCAGCGACACGATACGTTCTGGCTCTTCTAATCTGCCTTTTCCTACGTAACCGCACGCTAAATAGCCCTCGCTCGGCTCAATAAAACAATAGCCATCCTGATAAAGAATAGAAATATTTCGTTTAACTGCCGGGTTGTCATACATGTGAACGTTCATGGCTGGCGCGATCCATACTGGAGCCGTTGCCGCTAACAACGTAGTCGTCAGCATATCGTCAGCGATGCCATTTGCCAGTTTTCCAATTACATTAGCCGTAGCAGGCGCCACGATAATCAAGTCAGCCCAGTCTGCGGCATCAATATGAGAAATGACGCTTGGATTTTGTTCTTTAAATGTATCTGTATATACTTCGTGGCGGCTCAATGCCTGAAATGTCAGCGGTGAGACGAATTGGCATGCTGATTCAGTCATAATCACTTTGACATTTGCTCCTGCCTGTACCAGCTTGCTCGTTAACGCACAGGCTTTATAAACAGCGATGCCCCCGCTCACGCAAAGCAACACATTTCGATTGTTAAGCAATGACTTCTCCCCCTCTGCACTTTACAAAAACCGCACGGAAAAAAATAACAACCTACATGATATAGGTTGCTACTTGTGCTACTATTCGCGGTCTTCCTTTTCAAACGAAAGCAGGCCTGCATCAATTTCTTCTAAAGCTTTGCCTACATATTTGTGTGAAATCGTATGTTCAATCATTTGGTCTTTTTTGATTTGCATTTCACGCGCGCGTCTCGCAGAAACAGTGACGAGCGTATATTTGGAATCTAATTTATTCATTAATGAGTCAATTGACGGATCTAACATCGTTATTCAACCTCCAGCATTTTCTTATATCTTGGTGCAACGCGCTCACGCTTCAAATGTTCAGCGAGAACGATTGCTTTGATCTTATCGCATGCCTTTTCTACATTATCGTTTTCAACGACATAATCATAAGCATCCATCATTTCGATCTCAGCTTTTGCGGCTTTCATTCGATTTTCAATCAGAGCGTCTGTTTCCGTACCCCGTGTCACGATTCTGTTCTTCAGTTCAGAAAGGCTTGGAGGCGCAAGGAAAATAAACAGTCCTTCCGGGAAAGCATTTCTCACTTGAAGAGCGCCTTGAACTTCGATTTCTAAAAAGACGTCTTTTCCGTCTTGAAGCGTCTGTTCAACATAATCGACAGGCGTGCCGTAATAATTGCCGACATATTCTGCCCATTCGAGCAGCTTGTTGTCTGCAATCATTTGCTCGAATTCTTCTCTCGTTTTGAAAAAATAATCGACTCCGTTCACTTCGCCCTCTCGCGGACTTCTTGTTGTTACTGAGATCGAATATTCAAATTTTGTGTCTTCCTGCGAAAAGATCGCTTGCCGAACCGTTCCTTTACCAACTCCTGAGGGACCTGAGAGAACGATTAATAACCCTCTTTCTTTCATGCGGCAACTATCCCTGCCCTTCATCCATAATTTCTTCTTTAACAGAAAGTCTGTGTGCAACTGTCTCAGGCTGGACGGCAGATAAGATAATGTGGTCACTATCCATGACGACAACTGCACGGGTTCTTCGTCCGTATGTAGCGTCTATAAGCATTCCGCGGTCTCTTGCATCCTGGATCATCCGTTTGATTGGCGCAGACTCCGGGCTGACAATCGAAATCATCCGATTGGCGGAGATAATATTGCCAAATCCGATATTAATCAGTTTAATCGTCATCTTCTACGTTCCCCCTGTAAAATAGACGTCTCTAGTTTAGCCTAGTAAGACCGTCTGTAAACAATACGCACAGTCACTATTCTATATTTTGCACTTGTTCTTTTATTTTTTCAATAGAACTTTTCATTTCGACGACAAGCTTTGTGATCTGGTGATCATTTGCTTTTGAGCCGATTGTATTCGCTTCCCGATTCAGCTCCTGAACGAGAAAGTCGAGTTTGCGCCCGACAGCTCCGCCTTCAGCTAATATATCACGAAACTGGGCGAAGTGGCTCTTCAGCCTGGTAATCTCTTCAGTGATATCCGAGCGGTCTGCAAAAATAGCGCATTCTGTTACAAGCCGGCACTCGTCTAACACGTCTTCAGTCCATTCTTTTATTCTGGCGTACAGCCGTTCCCGGTAACGGGATACGACGTCTGCTGCAAGCAATTCGGTTTCATTCACCAGCTCTTCAAGCTGGTCAATATGCATCAGGCAGTCTTTTGCTAAAAGCAGCCCCTCTTTTTCACGCATTGCACAGAGCCCTTTTACCGCTTTCTCTGCAGCAGCGATGATTAATGCCTCCAGCCTGTCGTTTTGCGTCTGTTCTTCATGAATCTGAACGACATGATCAAGCTTGAAGAAATCCATTACATCAGGCTCTGCAGCCAATTGATACCGCTTCTTCATATCTCCCGCAGCTGCGACGAACTCATCGAGCAGCGCCCAATCAATTTCAAGCCTTTTCTCAACAAGCATATCGCTGTCAACGGTTACGAAAAGCTCAATTCGTCCGCGCTGGATATGCTCCAGAATCGTCTGTTTCAGCTTATCTTCAACATATAGCAAAGGCCTTGGCAAACGAGCGTTCACTTCTTTAAACCTGTAGTTCACAGATTTAAGTTCAACGCTTACAGAGAGATCATCTTGTGTTTTGCTTGCACTGCCGAAGCCTGTCATACTTCGTATCATTTTAAAACACCCAATTCTTCCCTGGTTCTCATAATAAAAGGGCAATAGACATGCTATTACCCCTAAGATTATATCATATGAATTTATTTTTTTCTTGTCAAAAGTGACCCAGCCAGCAAAAAAGTAGGAATGGCGGACATGCCGATGACGAGCATCCAGTCCCCCGGCGTGATAGCAACGGTATGGAAAATCGGCTGAAGCGGCGCATAGTAGATCACAACAAGCATCAGCAAAATGGATGATAATACCGCACCGATTAAGTACATATTTTGAAACGGATTTCTGGAAAAAACAGATGTCTCGCTTCGACAGTCAAAAACGTGAATCAGCTGAGCCAGCACCAAAGTGGCAAACGCGATCGTCTGGGCATAAGCCAAATTCTCCGGATTTCGGTGATATACAATGACGAACGCTAAAATGGTGGCAGCTCCGATCAAAAATCCTCTGGAGACGACCTTCCATCCAAGCTTGCGGGCAAACACCCCTTCTTTCGGGTGGCGCGGCTTCCGCCTCATCACATCTCCTTCCGGCTGATCCATGCCAAGCGCCATTGCCGGCAATCCGTCCGTCACCAAGTTGACCCATAAAATCTGAATCGGCACGAGCGGCAAAGGGAGGGCAAGCAGCATCGCAAACAGCATGACAAGGATTTCTCCGACGTTAGAAGCCAACAGGTACCTGATAAACTTTCTGATATTTTCATAGATGTTTCTGCCCTCTTTTATCGCAGATTTGATCGTCGCAAAATTATCATCCACGAGAACAAGGGATGACGCTTCCTTGGCCACATCTGTCCCGGTAATGCCCATAGCCACTCCGATGTCAGCTTGTTTAATGGCAGGGGCGTCATTGACGCCGTCTCCGGTCATCGCCACAATATGCCCGTTTTCCTGGAAAGCTTTCACGATTTTCAATTTATGCTCAGGAGAAACGCGGGCAAATACATAAACATCCTCCACGACATTTGAAAGCTCTTCTTGAGAAAGTTCATTCAGCATGTTACCGTCCATGATTTTGCCGCTTTTCGGAAGGAGGCGCAAGTCTTTGGCTATCGCTTTAGCAGTCTCCACATGATCGCCTGTAATCATGACGGTCTTGATACCCGCTTCACGACATTCTTTAATTGCCTGTCTGACTTCCGGCCGCGGCGGATCAATGATGCCCGAAAGACCGAGCAACGTCAAATCTTTTTCCGCCTGCTCCATAGACGGTGTTTCACCTGTTTTTATCGGCCTGTAAGCAATTGCTATCGTTCTGAGCGCCTGGGATGCCAAATGTCTTAACACCGACTCTGTTTCTGCTTTTCTCTCATTAGTAAAAAGCGCCGCTGAGCCGTCATAATAAATACGGGAAGAGCGTTGCATCAGCACATCCGGTGCACCTTTTGTGATGATATACCGCTTTCTGTCCTGATCTTCTACAATGACAGTCATCATTTTCCGTGCAGAGTCAAACGGAAACTCTTCAATCACCCGATAATGAGATTCAACAAACTCCTTAGAAAAACCGCCTTTTCTTGCCGCGGTGAGCAGCGCCCCCTCCGTCGGATCTCCATCAAGCACATATTCACCGTCTCTTTTCTCAATATTGGAGTTGTTACACAACGCTCCGAACAGCAAAATCTGCTGAAGCGGCATATGCTCATTGACACTGACCTCTTTTTCGTTCAGTGTAAAGCTTCCTTGCGGTTCATAGCCGGCCCCTGTCACTCTCCATGTTTTCCCCCCGGACCAGACATGTGTTACTGTCATTTTGTTTTGCGTCAATGTCCCTGTTTTGTCTGAACAAATAATAGACGCACATCCAAGTGTTTCTACAGCAGGAAGCTTTCTTACGATTGATTTTTGCTTAATCATCCGCTGCACGCCAAGTGATAACGCCGCTGTCACAATTGCCGGGAGCCCCTCCGGAATAGCAGCTACCGCTAACGATACACCCGCTAAAAACATAGTGTACAAGTCATGCCCCTGAAGAACACCGACAGCAACGACAAGCACCGTCAGCAGCAACGCAACAACAATTAAAATCTTCCCGAGTTGCTCCAGCCTTCTTTGCAGCGGTGTTGACAGTGTCCCTGCCGATTCAAGCATGTCGGCAATTTTCCCCAT
The Bacillus vallismortis genome window above contains:
- the rsmB gene encoding 16S rRNA (cytosine(967)-C(5))-methyltransferase RsmB; protein product: MKNNSVRDIALEALIKLEQNQAYSNLLLKSVMKSNELSDQDRGLLTELVYGTLQNKIALDYMLKPFINKPQKVKPWVIQLLRLSLYQMEYLEKIPDRAAIHEAVEIAKIRGHKGIASFVNGVLRSIQREGVPSFDAIEDPVRRLATETSHPEWLVKEWVDAYEFDAAEKICRIHLIPPKQTLRVNQMKADRAELLDQMAADGIEVEKGDLADDAVKLLKGTIAGTHFFLNGEVSIQDESSMLVARALDPKPGETVLDACAAPGGKSAHIGELMENKGSISSLDLHKHKVKLIKEAADRLGLTIIDAQEMDARKAGETFENEQFDRVLVDAPCSGFGVIRRKPDMKYTKKPDDSARLAEIQLSILREIAPLVKKGGTLVYSTCTMDRTENEEVIHAFIQEHPDFEPDLSLEKRLPEKARPFVRDGRVQILPHYFGTDGFFICSMRKKG
- the fmt gene encoding methionyl-tRNA formyltransferase, producing the protein MTRIVFMGTPDFSVPVLRTLIEEGYEVVGVVTQPDRPKGRKKVLTPPPVKEEALRHGIPVLQPEKVRVTEEIEKVLALKPDLIVTAAFGQILPKELLDSPKYGCINVHASLLPELRGGAPIHYSILQGKKKTGVTIMYMVEKLDAGDMISKVEVDIEETDNVGTLHDKLSAAGAKLLSETVPNVISGSISPEKQDEEKATYAPNIKREQELLDWSRTGEELYNQVRGLNPWPVAYTTLNGQNLKVWASKKTPAPKKAEPGTVVAIEKQGIIVATGNETALLLTELQPAGKKRMKGEDFVRGAHVEAGEKLGVNNEK
- the def gene encoding peptide deformylase — its product is MAVKKIVTHPAEVLETPAETVTVFDKKLKKLLDDMYDTMLEMDGVGLAAPQIGILKRATVVDIGDDSGRIDLVNPEILEKSGEQTGVEGCLSFPGVYGDVTRSDYVKVRAFNRQGKPFILEARGFLARAVQHEMDHLDGVLFTSKISTYYTEDELADMEG
- the priA gene encoding primosomal protein N' — its product is MNVAEVIVDVSTKNIDRPFDYKIPDHLKGMIKTGMRVIVPFGPRKIQGFVTAVKDASDLSGKSVKEVEDLLDLTPVLTEELMNLSSWLSDKTLSFKITALQAMLPAALKAKYEKELKIAHGADLPPQVERLFSETKTLLYSDIPDHDMLKLIQKHVQKGSIDVTYKVAQKTNKKMVRHIQANASKEELSKQAEGLSRQAAKQQAILHFFIAEPEGVKIAATDLCKKTDASSATIKTLIQKGLLKESYEEVYRDPYQDKMFKKTEPLPLTDEQSAAFQPIRQTLDNDEHKVFLLHGVTGSGKTEIYLQSIEKVLAKGKEAIVLVPEISLTPQMVNRFKGRFGSQVAVMHSGLSTGEKYDEWRKIHRKEVRLVVGARSAIFAPFENLGMIIIDEEHESSYKQEEMPRYHAKEVAIKRAEHHSCPVVLGSATPTLESYARAQKGVYELLSLKHRVNHQVMPEVSLVDMREELRNGNRSMFSVELMEKLEETIAKGEQAVLFLNKRGYSSFVMCRDCGYVPQCPHCDISMTYHRYGQRLKCHYCGHEEPVPHTCPECASEHIRFFGTGTQRVEEELTKVLPHARVIRMDVDTTSRKGAHEKLLSAFGEGKADILLGTQMIAKGLDFPNVTLVGVLSADTTLHIPDFRSAEKTFQLLTQVSGRAGRHEKPGNVIIQTYTPSHYSIQLTKSHDYEAFYQHEMAHRREQSYPPYYYLALVTVSHEEVTKAAVTAEKIAHFLKSNCGADTKILGPSASPIARIKDRYRYQCVIKYKQETQLSALLKRILEHYKREIEQKHVMISIDMNPYMMM
- the coaBC gene encoding bifunctional phosphopantothenoylcysteine decarboxylase/phosphopantothenate--cysteine ligase CoaBC, producing MLNNRNVLLCVSGGIAVYKACALTSKLVQAGANVKVIMTESACQFVSPLTFQALSRHEVYTDTFKEQNPSVISHIDAADWADLIIVAPATANVIGKLANGIADDMLTTTLLAATAPVWIAPAMNVHMYDNPAVKRNISILYQDGYCFIEPSEGYLACGYVGKGRLEEPERIVSLAEKHFAKEKIAPLEGKHVVITAGPTREAIDPVRFFTNKSTGKMGYALAEAAVQLGAQVTLISGPVLLDQPKGLAQFIPVQSAADMHDAVLSVYDSSDIVIKTAAVADFTPKTVFDHKMKKQNGGMTLELIRTVDILKELGEKKQGQLLVGFAAETQDVELYARQKLAAKNLDMVVANDVKANGAGFGADTNIVTIFLEDGRKRELPIMSKLDVSFEILKEVAALSKQTGEQS
- the rpoZ gene encoding DNA-directed RNA polymerase subunit omega; the protein is MLDPSIDSLMNKLDSKYTLVTVSARRAREMQIKKDQMIEHTISHKYVGKALEEIDAGLLSFEKEDRE
- the gmk gene encoding guanylate kinase, encoding MKERGLLIVLSGPSGVGKGTVRQAIFSQEDTKFEYSISVTTRSPREGEVNGVDYFFKTREEFEQMIADNKLLEWAEYVGNYYGTPVDYVEQTLQDGKDVFLEIEVQGALQVRNAFPEGLFIFLAPPSLSELKNRIVTRGTETDALIENRMKAAKAEIEMMDAYDYVVENDNVEKACDKIKAIVLAEHLKRERVAPRYKKMLEVE
- the remA gene encoding extracellular matrix/biofilm regulator RemA, whose amino-acid sequence is MTIKLINIGFGNIISANRMISIVSPESAPIKRMIQDARDRGMLIDATYGRRTRAVVVMDSDHIILSAVQPETVAHRLSVKEEIMDEGQG
- a CDS encoding YicC/YloC family endoribonuclease is translated as MIRSMTGFGSASKTQDDLSVSVELKSVNYRFKEVNARLPRPLLYVEDKLKQTILEHIQRGRIELFVTVDSDMLVEKRLEIDWALLDEFVAAAGDMKKRYQLAAEPDVMDFFKLDHVVQIHEEQTQNDRLEALIIAAAEKAVKGLCAMREKEGLLLAKDCLMHIDQLEELVNETELLAADVVSRYRERLYARIKEWTEDVLDECRLVTECAIFADRSDITEEITRLKSHFAQFRDILAEGGAVGRKLDFLVQELNREANTIGSKANDHQITKLVVEMKSSIEKIKEQVQNIE
- a CDS encoding calcium-translocating P-type ATPase, SERCA-type is translated as MKFHEMEQTDLLEATNTSMKQGLTEKEVKKRLDKHGPNELQEGKKTSALLLFFAQFKDFMVLVLLAATLISGFLGEYVDAVAIIAIVLVNGILGFFQERRAEQSLQALKELSTPHVMALREGSWIKIPSKDLVPGDIVKFTSGDRIGADVRIVEAKSLEIEESALTGESIPVVKHADKLKKPDVSLGDITNMAFMGTIVTRGSGVGVVVGTGMNTAMGKIADMLESAGTLSTPLQRRLEQLGKILIVVALLLTVLVVAVGVLQGHDLYTMFLAGVSLAVAAIPEGLPAIVTAALSLGVQRMIKQKSIVRKLPAVETLGCASIICSDKTGTLTQNKMTVTHVWSGGKTWRVTGAGYEPQGSFTLNEKEVSVNEHMPLQQILLFGALCNNSNIEKRDGEYVLDGDPTEGALLTAARKGGFSKEFVESHYRVIEEFPFDSARKMMTVIVEDQDRKRYIITKGAPDVLMQRSSRIYYDGSAALFTNERKAETESVLRHLASQALRTIAIAYRPIKTGETPSMEQAEKDLTLLGLSGIIDPPRPEVRQAIKECREAGIKTVMITGDHVETAKAIAKDLRLLPKSGKIMDGNMLNELSQEELSNVVEDVYVFARVSPEHKLKIVKAFQENGHIVAMTGDGVNDAPAIKQADIGVAMGITGTDVAKEASSLVLVDDNFATIKSAIKEGRNIYENIRKFIRYLLASNVGEILVMLFAMLLALPLPLVPIQILWVNLVTDGLPAMALGMDQPEGDVMRRKPRHPKEGVFARKLGWKVVSRGFLIGAATILAFVIVYHRNPENLAYAQTIAFATLVLAQLIHVFDCRSETSVFSRNPFQNMYLIGAVLSSILLMLVVIYYAPLQPIFHTVAITPGDWMLVIGMSAIPTFLLAGSLLTRKK